One region of Eupeodes corollae chromosome 1, idEupCoro1.1, whole genome shotgun sequence genomic DNA includes:
- the LOC129938664 gene encoding NADH dehydrogenase [ubiquinone] 1 alpha subcomplex subunit 8: MVITTDTHLPTEEELTVQELNLSTAALRAGSFHLGKHCEFQNNEFMLCRQELDDPRACINEGKAVTGCALDFFRKVKKTCYEEFMQYATCLDKSSGNMAFGHCRKTQGVLDKCVLDNLGIERPDYGYFTRARIHATERPAPPKKEKTVYPDATPGLPDDFPRPPAKYGSRFHFLE, encoded by the exons ATGGTTATCACCACTGATACTCATTTACCTACTGAAGAGGAACTAACAGTCCAGGAACTGAACCTGTCCACGGCAGCCCTCAGAGCTGGGTCTTTTCATTTAGGAAAGCATTGTGAATTTCAGAATAAT GAGTTCATGTTATGTCGACAAGAGTTAGACGATCCTAGGGCTTGTATTAATGAGGGGAAAGCTGTTACGGGGTGCGCTCTTGACTTCTTTCGCAAGGTGAAGAAAACTTGCTATGAAGAATTTATGCAATATGCAACCTGTCTGGATAAAAGCAGTGGAAACATGGCTTTTGGACA CTGCCGCAAAACCCAGGGTGTCTTAGATAAATGTGTGTTGGATAATTTGGGAATCGAGAGGCCCGATTATGGATACTTTACACGAGCAAGA attcaTGCTACTGAACGTCCAGCTCCTCCAAAGAAGGAAAAGACAGTTTATCCCGATGCTACGCCTGGACTCCCAGACGACTTCCCAAGGCCACCAGCAAAGTATGGTTCACGTTTCCACTTCCTCGAATaa
- the LOC129952380 gene encoding mediator of RNA polymerase II transcription subunit 13, whose amino-acid sequence MAVFLINICKFNGCGITFPSLGDLIQHIEDTHIDYDPKVVEQKEQAQPACLPLSYVLRFISDAARKESPFLGSSGVELKRKLAIKHHSYSLSSSNRSNTPTGSELDEDEMIVSESEDSNDSWTTEEFSSEFIMRYGSRHSGSSNGTPGNEKPFACPVPGCKKRYKNVNGIKYHSKNGHKKDGKVRKGYKCHCNKKYKTAQGLKSHALVAHNTSPDNVSNVIVRSTSPSQSLGSLSPSSISNMSSSNGSCNNINQSTNGNCITQAPPPPSLQQQQQQSQQQTPQVNHLTNGGSIQQQQQQQQQHTSITTTNSINQSVAGSTVAAANHLMRGNIGLISIKSSSKPNTTNLIAANVTASKILKLAAASAAASGNEGTTAILENESPLPHGSVIHSKTNATPFATESIGSEQCEQPLSC is encoded by the exons ATGGCCGTGTTTTTGATCAACATCTGCAAATTCAATGGCTGCGGAATCACATTTCCTAGTTTGGGCGATCTGATCCAGCACATCGAGGACACTCACATTG ACTATGATCCAAAAGTTgttgaacaaaaagaacaagCACAACCTGCTTGTTTACCTCTCAGCTATGTACTGCGTTTCATATCGGATGCAGCACGCAAGGAGAGTCCATTTTTGGGCTCCTCTGGAGTGGAGCTCAAACGAAAGCTGGCTATCAAACACCATAGCTACAGCTTATCGTCTTCAAATCGGAGCAACACCCCAACTG GTAGTGAACTGGACGAAGATGAAATGATTGTCTCTGAGTCGGAGGATAGTAATGATTCTTGGACTACAGAGGAATTCAGTTCAGAGTTCATTATGAGATATGGGAGCAG GCATTCCGGATCGAGTAATGGGACACCAGGGAATGAGAAACCATTCGCATGTCCTGTTCCCGGATGTAAAAAGCGATACAAGAATGTCAATGGCATAAAGTATCACTCCAAGAACGGCCACAAAAAGGATGGCAA AGTTCGTAAGGGTTACAAGTGTCACTGTAACAAGAAGTACAAAACTGCCCAAGGACTGAAGAGCCATGCATTAGTGGCACACAATACGTCACCCGACAATGTTTCCAATGTTATTGTACGCAGCACATCACCCTCACAGTCGCTAGGCTCGCTTAGTCCGTCGAGTATCAGCAACATGTCCAGCAGCAATGGCAGCTGTAACAACATTAACCAGAGCACGAACGGTAACTGCATTACTCAGGCACCTCCGCCACCTTCActtcaacagcaacagcaacaaagtCAGCAACAAACTCCACAGGTTAACCATCTGACAAATGGTGGTAGtatacaacagcaacaacaacaacagcagcaacataCGTCTATTACCACCACGAATAGCATCAATCAATCTGTTGCGGGTTCCACGGTTGCTGCTGCCAATCATTTAATGCGCGGCAACATTGGTCTCATCTCCATTAAGTCATCATCCAAGCCCAATACGACGAATCTTATAGCGGCCAATGTGACCGCCAGTAAGATTCTGAAATTAGCAGCGGCTTCAGCTGCTGCCAGCGGCAATGAGGGCACCACAGCAATTTTGGAAAacg AGAGCCCCCTGCCTCATGGGAGTGTAATTCATTCGAAAACAAATGCCACCCCTTTTGCTACAGAAAGTATCGGCTCTGAGCAATGTGAACAACCTTTGtcatgttaa